The Bacillota bacterium sequence GAAAGCGGCGGCACTGTTGAACAGGAAACCCGCAAATGGGACGATATGAAGGGATACAGCATCACTATGCGTTCGAAAGAGGACGCGCAGGATTACCGCTATTTTCCTGAACCTGATCTTGGAAGGATCGAACTGTCAGATGAGCAGATGGAGCGCCTCAAAGCGAGCATTCCGGAGCTTCCGCACGCTAAATTTGAAAGATTTTTAAATGATTACGGCCTTTCAGAGTATGAAGCAGATCTTTTAGTAGGTAATATTGCTCGTGCCGCGTTTTTTGAGGAGACTGTCAAAGCCGGTAAGGGAATCGAGCCAAAGGTGATATGCAACTGGCTGCTCGGCGACATTTCACGTCTTCTGAACGCTGAAAACATCGAAATAGACGAATGCAAGCTCACACCGTCACGTGTGATCGATATGATAAACCTTATCCAGAAGGGCACTATTTCAAATACGGCGGCAAAGACAGTGCTTGAGGAGATGTTCGCGACAGGCGGCACGGCTGATGAGATCGTCAAGGCTAAGGGACTTGCCCAGCTCAGCGACACATCCGCTCTTGAGGCAATCGTGGACAGCGTGCTTGCCGCAAATGAGAAATCTGTGAACGACTATAAGAACGGCAAATCGAATGCAATGGGCTTCCTTGTCGGTCAATGCATGAGAGCATCGAAAGGTCAGGGAAATCCGCAGATCATTTCAAAGCTGCTTAAAGAAAAACTTGACTAATAAATCTAGTAAAAGCGTCCTGGAGAGGGACGCTTTTAAATTGCGGCCTGAG is a genomic window containing:
- the gatB gene encoding Asp-tRNA(Asn)/Glu-tRNA(Gln) amidotransferase subunit GatB → MKYIPVIGLEVHAELNTKTKIYCGCANKFGSEVNTNCCPICSGMPGTLPVLNKNVVEYAARMGLATNCKINTVTKQDRKNYFYPDLPKAYQISQFDIPLCEHGYLDIHVSGGKKRIGITRIHIEEDAGKLLHEEAFNGTLVDYNRCGVPLIEIVSEPDIRSSEEAKAYLDSLKAILQYLNISDCKMQEGSIRCDVNVSVMPEGATEFGKRVEMKNVNTFSGAVRGIEYEIERQIDVIESGGTVEQETRKWDDMKGYSITMRSKEDAQDYRYFPEPDLGRIELSDEQMERLKASIPELPHAKFERFLNDYGLSEYEADLLVGNIARAAFFEETVKAGKGIEPKVICNWLLGDISRLLNAENIEIDECKLTPSRVIDMINLIQKGTISNTAAKTVLEEMFATGGTADEIVKAKGLAQLSDTSALEAIVDSVLAANEKSVNDYKNGKSNAMGFLVGQCMRASKGQGNPQIISKLLKEKLD